A single Sphingomonas kaistensis DNA region contains:
- a CDS encoding PadR family transcriptional regulator: MRFHFHGRRHGRPDPTSPMQFGGRDWSFPFGNIHFEPGGEGPRGGGWGGHGPRGRKRRMFSSEEFQLIILKLIADEPRHGYAIIKALEEMTHGDYAPSAGILYTNLELLEDMGLIERQANAGANKKSFAITDEGRAHLAERESEVTALFERLEASGEGRRRSSRPELGRAVGNLMNALGNRAAQHGWNEPLLNEVIDILDDAARRIERAK, encoded by the coding sequence ATGCGGTTTCATTTTCACGGCCGGCGGCATGGCCGTCCCGACCCGACGTCCCCTATGCAATTCGGCGGTCGCGACTGGAGCTTTCCGTTTGGAAACATCCACTTCGAGCCGGGCGGTGAGGGGCCGCGGGGCGGCGGCTGGGGCGGGCATGGTCCGCGCGGACGCAAGCGGCGGATGTTCAGCTCGGAAGAATTCCAGCTGATCATCCTGAAGCTGATCGCCGACGAACCGCGCCACGGCTATGCGATCATCAAGGCGCTCGAGGAGATGACCCACGGCGATTATGCGCCAAGCGCGGGGATCCTCTACACCAATCTCGAATTGCTCGAGGACATGGGGCTGATCGAGCGGCAGGCGAATGCCGGCGCCAACAAGAAGAGCTTCGCGATCACCGACGAGGGACGAGCGCATCTCGCCGAGCGCGAGTCCGAGGTGACGGCGCTGTTCGAGCGGCTGGAAGCGAGCGGCGAGGGGCGGCGCCGATCGTCGCGTCCCGAGCTTGGCCGCGCAGTCGGCAATCTGATGAATGCGCTCGGCAACCGGGCCGCGCAGCACGGCTGGAACGAGCCCCTGCTGAACGAAGTAATCGATATCCTCGACGACGCTGCACGTCGGATCGAGCGCGCGAAGTAG
- a CDS encoding replication-associated recombination protein A: MADLFEAEPAPTPAAEAPLAERLRPASLDEVIGQEHLTGPDGPIGRMVAAGRLSSLILWGPPGTGKTTIARLLAGAVGYRYVAISAVFSGVADLKKVFAEAEMHARSGKHTLLFVDEIHRFNRSQQDGFLPYVEAGAVTLVGATTENPSFELNAALLSRAQVLVLHRLDEAALGTLLRRAEEITGKSLPLDDGARAALITSADGDGRFLLNQAEMLFAAGLDAPLDTAALRDLIQRRLPVYDKDREGHYGLISALHKSIRGSDPQAALYYLARMLTAGEEPLYLLRRLTRAAVEDIGLADPQALVQCMAAKDTYDFLGSPEGELAIVQACLYLATAPKSNALYMAQKDAWKSAKEHGSLSPPKHILGAPTKLMREQGYGKGYQYDHDAPDAFSGQDYWPEEMSPQTYYVPTDRGFEKRLAERLAWWNEKRQEAQGEQG, from the coding sequence ATGGCCGACCTGTTCGAAGCCGAACCCGCCCCCACCCCTGCCGCCGAGGCCCCGCTTGCCGAGCGCCTGCGTCCCGCCAGCCTCGACGAAGTCATCGGGCAGGAGCATCTTACCGGCCCCGACGGCCCGATCGGCCGGATGGTCGCCGCCGGCCGCCTGTCGAGCCTGATCCTGTGGGGACCGCCCGGCACCGGCAAGACCACCATCGCCCGCCTGCTCGCCGGCGCGGTCGGCTATCGCTACGTCGCCATCTCGGCGGTGTTCAGCGGGGTCGCGGACCTGAAGAAGGTCTTCGCCGAAGCCGAGATGCACGCCCGCTCGGGCAAGCACACCTTATTGTTCGTGGACGAAATCCACCGCTTCAACCGCAGCCAGCAGGACGGTTTCTTGCCCTATGTCGAGGCCGGCGCGGTGACCCTGGTCGGGGCAACCACCGAAAACCCGAGCTTCGAACTAAACGCCGCGCTTCTGTCGCGCGCTCAGGTACTGGTCCTCCACCGCCTCGACGAAGCCGCGCTCGGCACCTTGCTCAGACGCGCCGAGGAGATCACCGGCAAGTCGCTGCCTCTCGACGACGGCGCCCGCGCCGCGCTGATCACCAGCGCGGATGGCGACGGCCGCTTCCTCCTCAATCAGGCCGAGATGCTGTTCGCCGCGGGGCTCGACGCGCCGCTCGATACCGCCGCGCTGCGCGACCTCATCCAGCGCCGCCTGCCCGTCTACGACAAGGATCGCGAAGGCCATTACGGCCTTATCTCCGCGCTCCACAAATCGATCCGCGGCTCCGATCCTCAGGCCGCGCTCTACTATCTAGCGCGGATGCTGACCGCGGGCGAAGAACCGCTCTATCTCCTTCGCCGCCTGACCCGCGCCGCGGTCGAGGACATCGGCCTCGCCGACCCGCAGGCGCTGGTGCAATGCATGGCGGCCAAGGATACCTACGACTTTCTCGGCAGCCCCGAAGGCGAACTGGCGATCGTCCAGGCCTGCCTCTACCTCGCCACCGCGCCCAAATCGAACGCGCTCTACATGGCGCAGAAGGACGCGTGGAAAAGTGCCAAGGAGCATGGCTCGCTGTCGCCGCCCAAGCATATCCTCGGCGCGCCGACCAAGCTGATGCGTGAGCAGGGCTATGGCAAAGGCTATCAATACGATCACGATGCGCCCGATGCCTTCTCCGGCCAGGATTACTGGCCCGAGGAGATGAGCCCGCAGACCTATTACGTCCCCACCGATCGCGGCTTCGAGAAACGACTTGCCGAGCGGCTCGCGTGGTGGAACGAGAAGCGGCAGGAAGCCCAAGGGGAGCAAGGCTGA
- a CDS encoding mechanosensitive ion channel: protein MYPPSTTDQWRAELVEWGPRIAIALVIILATWAIARGVKWALAKAISRTPALQKHTPGNGHETVGQQVGTIAKLLIWLVGIMAALNFLQIGQILAPVNQLTSEIFAFLPRLIGAGLIFFVGLIVARIVRRLVETVLTAANIDGFMARAGLGDHPPTVRQDPAAVPPGAAPGATRASLARAAGILAFALIIIPVAIAALQVLGIEAISGPAINMLDEISAAIPRLLTAALWLGIAFVAAKFLKTIIEAILPPTGFDDALRSTGVLPVTTVPSRIVANIAFVAIMLAAAIEAAHQLGGDTVAVFLIQVTELGSKVIFGTLIIVAGIFLARILSKLVGSSTGEGGFAQTMIRYAIIALFTAIGLTFMGLADVIVYMAFGLILGAGAIATALAFGLGGREAAGRILNHYADRVTGPPAPQAPRRPARLEGTKETPTGGDGGSLI, encoded by the coding sequence ATGTATCCACCGTCCACCACCGACCAATGGCGCGCCGAGCTCGTCGAATGGGGCCCACGCATCGCCATCGCGCTGGTCATCATCCTTGCCACCTGGGCGATCGCGCGGGGCGTCAAATGGGCGCTGGCCAAGGCGATCAGCCGCACCCCGGCGCTTCAGAAGCATACCCCCGGCAACGGCCATGAAACCGTCGGGCAGCAGGTCGGGACCATCGCCAAGCTGCTGATCTGGCTGGTCGGCATCATGGCCGCGCTCAATTTCCTGCAGATCGGCCAGATCCTGGCGCCGGTGAACCAACTCACCAGCGAGATCTTCGCCTTCCTGCCGCGCCTGATCGGCGCAGGCCTCATCTTCTTCGTCGGCCTGATCGTCGCACGCATCGTCCGTCGCCTGGTCGAAACCGTGCTGACCGCCGCCAACATCGACGGCTTCATGGCCCGCGCCGGGCTTGGCGATCATCCGCCGACGGTGCGTCAGGACCCCGCCGCCGTGCCACCGGGCGCAGCGCCCGGCGCGACCCGCGCCAGCCTCGCCCGCGCCGCCGGAATCCTCGCCTTCGCGCTGATCATCATCCCGGTCGCGATTGCCGCGCTGCAGGTGCTCGGGATCGAGGCGATCAGCGGCCCGGCGATCAACATGCTCGACGAGATCAGCGCGGCGATTCCCCGCCTGCTGACCGCCGCGCTGTGGCTCGGCATCGCCTTTGTCGCGGCCAAGTTCCTCAAGACCATCATCGAAGCCATTCTGCCCCCGACCGGCTTCGACGATGCGCTGCGCTCGACCGGCGTGCTGCCGGTCACCACCGTACCGAGCCGGATCGTCGCCAACATCGCCTTTGTCGCGATCATGCTGGCGGCCGCGATCGAAGCCGCGCACCAGCTTGGCGGGGACACGGTGGCGGTGTTCCTGATCCAGGTCACCGAACTCGGCTCCAAGGTCATCTTCGGCACCCTGATCATCGTCGCCGGCATCTTCCTGGCGCGGATCCTGTCCAAGCTGGTCGGCTCGTCGACCGGCGAAGGCGGGTTTGCCCAGACCATGATCCGCTATGCGATCATCGCCCTGTTCACCGCCATCGGCCTCACCTTCATGGGTCTGGCGGACGTCATCGTCTACATGGCGTTCGGGCTGATCCTCGGTGCCGGCGCGATCGCCACCGCACTGGCCTTCGGGCTCGGCGGGCGCGAAGCGGCGGGGCGGATCCTCAACCACTATGCCGACCGCGTCACCGGCCCCCCCGCGCCCCAGGCACCGCGCCGCCCGGCCCGGCTCGAAGGCACCAAGGAGACGCCAACCGGCGGCGACGGGGGAAGCTTGATCTGA
- a CDS encoding PspC domain-containing protein — translation MSQKLFAAGYFSNNVALRNDTILGVCEALGHDLGFNPNFLRVPLGAGIIFAPMLMVGIYLALGAVVFVSRTFFPDRVQQVAQAEAVEAAPIAHNEQIELPRAA, via the coding sequence ATGAGCCAGAAATTGTTCGCCGCCGGTTATTTCAGCAACAATGTCGCCCTTCGCAACGACACCATCCTCGGTGTCTGCGAGGCGCTCGGCCATGACCTCGGCTTCAATCCCAACTTCCTGCGCGTGCCGCTGGGGGCGGGGATCATCTTCGCGCCGATGCTGATGGTCGGCATCTATCTGGCGCTGGGTGCCGTGGTGTTCGTCAGCCGCACCTTCTTCCCGGATCGCGTGCAGCAGGTTGCCCAGGCCGAAGCGGTTGAGGCCGCTCCGATCGCGCACAACGAGCAGATCGAGCTGCCCCGCGCGGCCTGA
- a CDS encoding threonine synthase, protein MFVTHLECSLTGERYAAGEVHNLSQAGRPLLVRYDLEQVGKALTRETLAARAPGMWKWRELLPLPEGAEPVSLGEIETPILPLTRLSERAGVRTLLVKDEGRLPTGSFKARGLAMAVSMAKHFGIERMALPTNGNAGAALAAYAAAAGIEATVICPEETPPINIAEAEAYGARVLVADGQIDECGRLVGEGAAAGRWFDVSTLKEPYRAEGKKVMGLELAEQLGWELPDVIFYPTGGGTGLIGMWKAFAELEAVGLIGPKRPRMVAVQASGCAPMVRAWEQGDEFAERWENPATVATGIRVPKAVGDFLILRAVRESDGFAIAVEEEAITAELAAAARDDGQLLCPEGAAVLAGWRAALDRGLVDRDDRVMLFNCAAGNKYPLVPTALHIRLADSHGATV, encoded by the coding sequence ATGTTCGTCACCCATCTCGAATGCTCGCTGACCGGCGAGCGCTATGCCGCCGGCGAAGTCCATAATCTCAGCCAGGCGGGGCGCCCGCTGCTGGTGCGCTACGACCTCGAGCAGGTCGGCAAGGCGCTGACCCGCGAGACGCTCGCGGCCCGTGCGCCGGGGATGTGGAAATGGCGCGAACTTCTGCCGCTACCGGAGGGGGCCGAACCGGTCAGCCTGGGCGAGATCGAGACGCCGATCCTGCCGCTGACCCGCTTATCGGAACGGGCGGGCGTGCGCACCTTGCTGGTCAAGGACGAGGGGCGGCTGCCCACGGGCTCGTTCAAGGCCCGCGGCCTGGCGATGGCGGTCAGCATGGCCAAGCACTTCGGGATCGAGCGCATGGCGCTTCCGACCAACGGTAATGCCGGGGCGGCGCTGGCGGCTTATGCGGCGGCGGCGGGGATCGAGGCGACGGTGATCTGTCCCGAAGAAACCCCGCCGATCAATATCGCCGAGGCCGAGGCTTATGGCGCCCGCGTGCTGGTCGCCGACGGGCAGATCGACGAGTGCGGCCGGCTGGTCGGCGAAGGCGCCGCGGCGGGGCGCTGGTTCGATGTGTCGACGCTGAAGGAGCCGTATCGCGCTGAGGGCAAGAAGGTGATGGGGCTGGAACTGGCCGAGCAGCTCGGCTGGGAATTGCCTGACGTCATCTTCTATCCGACCGGCGGCGGCACCGGTCTGATCGGCATGTGGAAAGCGTTCGCCGAACTGGAAGCCGTGGGCCTGATCGGGCCCAAGCGCCCGCGCATGGTCGCGGTGCAGGCGAGCGGCTGCGCGCCGATGGTCCGGGCGTGGGAGCAGGGCGACGAATTCGCCGAGCGGTGGGAGAACCCCGCGACCGTCGCCACCGGCATCCGCGTCCCCAAGGCTGTCGGTGATTTCCTGATTCTGCGCGCGGTGCGGGAGAGCGACGGCTTCGCCATCGCGGTCGAGGAAGAGGCGATCACCGCCGAGCTTGCCGCCGCGGCGCGCGACGACGGGCAATTGCTATGCCCAGAGGGTGCGGCGGTGCTCGCCGGCTGGCGCGCGGCGCTGGACCGCGGCCTGGTCGACCGGGACGACCGCGTGATGCTGTTCAATTGCGCGGCGGGCAACAAATATCCGCTGGTGCCGACCGCCCTGCACATCCGCCTCGCCGACAGTCACGGCGCGACGGTCTAG
- a CDS encoding TonB-dependent receptor, whose protein sequence is MFQLSLAAAFAATTSPTVIATTEAAALAQPAPRGSDHDAAQNQDIVVTGIRRNRQDVLGGISVVSGEELQRDLRSTIGETLIRQPGVSATSFGPNASRPILRGLGGERVRVLTDGIGSLDVSTSSVDHAVAINPLTADRIEVLRGPAALLFGSSAIGGVVNVIDSRIPRAMPESPLHIDALGTLGSAADERSANARVDVPIGQHLVLHADGSIFKSDDVRTGGYILSPALRAEARASSDADIRALADLKGDLPNSAAKSSEIAGGVAYIDGRFNIGASIARFDNLYGAPVRYSLDPATEAEEVRLDQKQTRYDVRAEIPVDGFIDEVKVRGGAVRYRHDELEETGEIGTTFRSRGEEGRIEAVQRTINGWGGGFGAQYLDRRVNVVGEEKYLPANQQKQFGLFTLQNYETGPYRVEVGARVERSNLMAEADADLGNPALERKFTSLAGSIGGSVAVASSTRAGLNLSYSERAPSTDELFANGPHAGTQAFEIGNPDFGKEKSLSIEATLRRSAGPLTFGLNLYHTRFTDFIYLQPTGEVEDDLPVYLYSQADARFTGFELEGRASLGTFGGVELAADAQADYVRATVKGFGPAPQIPPLRLLGGVDARAGAIDGRLEIEHSFAQKRNAPIETDTAAFTLVNASVNWRPLQERPDLTLGLQANNIFDVEARRHTSLLKDYAPIAGRDFRLTARLAF, encoded by the coding sequence ATGTTCCAGCTTTCCCTCGCGGCCGCGTTTGCCGCGACCACCTCCCCGACCGTTATCGCCACCACCGAAGCCGCCGCGCTCGCCCAGCCCGCCCCGCGCGGCAGCGATCATGATGCGGCGCAAAACCAGGACATCGTCGTCACCGGCATCCGTCGCAACCGGCAGGACGTGCTGGGCGGGATCAGCGTGGTCTCGGGCGAGGAACTGCAGCGCGACCTGCGCTCGACCATCGGCGAAACCCTGATTCGCCAGCCGGGCGTGTCGGCCACCAGCTTCGGCCCCAACGCCTCGCGCCCGATTCTCCGCGGCCTTGGCGGGGAGCGCGTGCGCGTGCTGACCGACGGCATCGGCAGCCTCGACGTCTCGACCTCCAGCGTCGATCACGCGGTCGCGATCAACCCGCTCACCGCCGACCGCATCGAAGTGCTGCGCGGCCCCGCCGCCCTGCTGTTCGGAAGCTCGGCGATCGGCGGCGTGGTCAACGTCATCGACAGCCGTATCCCCCGCGCGATGCCCGAAAGCCCGCTCCATATCGACGCCCTCGGCACCCTCGGCAGCGCCGCCGACGAACGCTCGGCCAACGCCCGCGTCGACGTGCCGATCGGCCAGCATCTCGTGCTCCATGCCGACGGCAGCATCTTCAAAAGCGACGACGTCCGCACCGGCGGCTACATCCTCTCGCCCGCCCTCCGCGCCGAAGCCCGCGCCAGCAGCGACGCCGACATCCGCGCGCTCGCTGATTTGAAGGGCGACCTCCCCAATTCCGCCGCCAAATCGTCCGAGATCGCCGGCGGCGTCGCCTATATCGACGGCCGCTTCAACATCGGCGCGTCGATCGCCCGCTTCGACAATCTCTACGGCGCGCCGGTCCGCTATTCGCTCGACCCCGCCACCGAAGCCGAGGAAGTCCGCCTCGACCAGAAACAGACCCGCTACGACGTCCGCGCCGAAATCCCGGTCGACGGCTTCATCGACGAGGTGAAGGTCCGCGGCGGCGCGGTCCGCTATCGCCACGACGAGCTGGAAGAAACCGGCGAAATCGGCACCACCTTCCGCAGCCGCGGCGAGGAGGGCCGGATCGAAGCGGTCCAGCGCACCATCAACGGCTGGGGCGGCGGCTTCGGGGCCCAGTATCTCGACCGCCGCGTCAATGTGGTCGGCGAAGAGAAGTACCTTCCCGCCAACCAGCAGAAGCAATTCGGCCTCTTCACGCTGCAGAATTACGAAACCGGCCCTTACCGCGTCGAAGTCGGCGCCCGGGTCGAGCGCAGCAATCTCATGGCCGAGGCCGACGCCGATCTCGGCAACCCGGCACTCGAGCGCAAGTTCACCAGCCTCGCCGGCTCGATCGGCGGCAGCGTCGCAGTCGCTTCCTCGACCCGCGCCGGCCTCAACCTCTCCTATTCGGAGCGTGCGCCCTCGACCGACGAGTTGTTCGCCAACGGCCCGCATGCCGGGACGCAGGCGTTCGAGATCGGCAATCCCGATTTCGGCAAGGAAAAAAGCCTGTCGATCGAAGCCACCCTGCGCCGCTCGGCGGGGCCGCTGACCTTCGGCCTCAATTTGTATCACACCCGCTTCACCGACTTCATCTACCTGCAGCCGACCGGCGAGGTCGAAGACGACCTGCCGGTCTATCTCTACAGCCAGGCCGACGCCCGTTTCACCGGTTTCGAACTCGAAGGCCGGGCCAGTCTCGGCACCTTCGGCGGGGTTGAGCTCGCCGCGGACGCGCAGGCGGATTACGTGCGGGCGACGGTCAAGGGCTTCGGCCCCGCCCCGCAGATCCCGCCGCTGCGCCTGCTCGGCGGAGTGGACGCCAGGGCCGGCGCGATCGATGGCCGGCTCGAGATCGAACACAGCTTCGCCCAGAAGCGCAACGCGCCGATCGAAACCGACACCGCGGCCTTCACCCTGGTCAACGCCTCGGTCAACTGGCGCCCGCTACAGGAACGGCCCGACCTGACGCTCGGGCTGCAGGCCAACAACATCTTCGAC